One genomic region from Candidatus Endomicrobiellum trichonymphae encodes:
- the rny gene encoding ribonuclease Y — translation MGNITVIVITAFVASIVGYILRLIYAKLNIRSAEQTSKRVIEEMKLIAETKAKEIILDARLIVDRERKEFEHKIKERRQFIQNMENKLNQREESLDRKMDAVDKKEKNLSEREKDFSSKEHLLSVKFSEVDKVKEEQKKFLERISGMTREEAKKILISGMEEDAKQCAAVLLQKLEQEMRENADKKSKEILSIAIQRVAADHTADITTSTIQISNDEIKGRIIGREGRNIKAFEHATGVDLIVDDTPESITISAFDGIRRQIAKIALERLIADGRIHPARIEEVVKKVKKDMEQHLKETGEQAVIEAGVPCSNLEIIKLLGKLKYRTSYGQSQLQHTLEVTWLAGAIAGELGLDVMFCKKAALLHDIGKAVDHEVEGTHHQISANIAKKYGESHKMINAILSHHEGFEVPSSPEAFVIATADAISAARPGARKESVERYLKRLEKLEKVVKEFRGVSIAYAMQAGREVRILVEPEKINDNQTQILAHDIAKKIEQELEYPGQIKITVVRETRVQEIAK, via the coding sequence ATGGGAAACATTACAGTGATTGTTATAACCGCTTTTGTAGCTTCTATTGTAGGATATATTTTACGTCTTATTTATGCAAAATTAAATATTAGATCGGCAGAACAGACTTCGAAAAGAGTTATAGAAGAAATGAAACTTATAGCGGAAACAAAGGCAAAAGAAATTATTTTAGATGCGAGATTGATTGTTGACAGAGAGAGAAAAGAGTTTGAACATAAGATAAAAGAGAGAAGGCAGTTTATCCAGAATATGGAAAACAAGCTTAATCAGCGTGAGGAAAGTTTAGATCGCAAGATGGACGCGGTCGACAAAAAGGAAAAGAATTTAAGCGAGAGAGAAAAAGATTTTTCCTCAAAAGAACATCTACTTTCTGTAAAATTTTCAGAAGTCGATAAGGTAAAAGAAGAACAGAAAAAATTTCTTGAAAGAATTTCAGGGATGACAAGAGAAGAGGCAAAGAAAATTCTTATAAGTGGAATGGAAGAGGATGCAAAACAATGCGCCGCAGTTTTATTGCAGAAACTTGAACAGGAAATGCGCGAAAACGCTGATAAAAAATCAAAAGAGATTCTTTCTATTGCAATACAGCGCGTAGCCGCAGACCATACGGCGGATATAACTACTTCTACGATTCAAATTTCAAATGACGAAATAAAGGGTAGAATTATAGGAAGAGAGGGTAGAAATATCAAAGCATTTGAACATGCGACAGGCGTTGATTTGATAGTTGATGATACACCAGAGTCGATAACTATTTCGGCTTTTGATGGCATAAGAAGACAAATAGCAAAGATTGCTTTGGAAAGACTGATTGCCGACGGCAGAATTCATCCTGCAAGAATTGAGGAAGTTGTCAAAAAAGTAAAGAAAGATATGGAACAGCACCTTAAAGAAACCGGAGAACAAGCTGTAATCGAGGCGGGAGTTCCTTGTTCCAATCTTGAAATTATTAAATTGCTCGGAAAATTAAAATACAGGACTTCTTATGGACAAAGTCAGCTTCAGCATACATTGGAAGTTACATGGCTTGCAGGCGCCATAGCGGGTGAGCTGGGGCTTGACGTGATGTTTTGTAAAAAAGCAGCGTTGCTGCATGATATAGGCAAAGCCGTTGATCATGAAGTTGAGGGAACTCATCATCAAATTTCCGCCAATATAGCTAAAAAATACGGCGAATCTCATAAAATGATAAATGCAATTTTATCGCACCATGAAGGTTTTGAAGTTCCGTCAAGTCCCGAAGCTTTTGTTATAGCAACGGCAGACGCGATTTCAGCAGCGAGACCCGGCGCAAGAAAAGAGTCAGTGGAGCGATATCTTAAACGTCTTGAGAAACTTGAAAAAGTCGTAAAAGAATTTCGCGGTGTTTCAATAGCTTATGCAATGCAGGCCGGAAGAGAAGTAAGAATACTTGTAGAACCCGAAAAAATTAACGATAATCAAACACAAATTTTAGCGCACGATATAGCTAAGAAAATTGAACAAGAACTGGAATATCCTGGACAGATTAAGATTACTGTTGTTCGAGAAACAAGGGTGCAGGAAATAGCAAAATGA
- the xseA gene encoding exodeoxyribonuclease VII large subunit, producing MSEDLEFNCGGNSGDGRLIYTVTQISDEIKLILEDSYPTVWIRGEISNFKLYNFGHIYFNIRDKNAQIRAVVFRNTGISLSFSPEDGMKVLVYGRVSSYPKRGDYQVIVSRIERYGRGELYEAYEKLKEKLKAEGFFDESAKKPIPDIVSRIGIVTSQDGAALCDILKVIDSLNANIEILIYPVRVQGKEAEKEIPQAIEYLNSRHKDLDVLLVGRGGGAVEDLWAFNTESVARAIFASEIPIVSCVGHEVDFTIADFVADMRAPTPSAAAEMVLRSRNYIKTRIELLGESLSRAINFILGDRSAELDRLISSRALTKPRLIYEYKISYLDELGSRLLKSIGRLFESKSENLENVSRRLDIVSPLSVLKRGFSICFDSNNEIIKDSKNVNVGDDISIKFASCSLNAQVKSYE from the coding sequence ATGTCTGAGGATTTAGAGTTTAATTGCGGCGGCAACAGCGGCGATGGCCGGCTTATATATACTGTTACGCAGATAAGTGACGAGATAAAACTTATTCTTGAAGATTCTTATCCCACAGTATGGATACGGGGAGAAATTTCAAATTTTAAACTCTATAATTTCGGGCACATATATTTCAATATCAGAGATAAAAATGCGCAGATAAGAGCGGTGGTATTTCGAAACACAGGTATAAGTTTAAGTTTTTCACCTGAAGACGGGATGAAAGTTTTGGTTTACGGCAGAGTGAGTTCTTATCCTAAACGTGGCGATTATCAGGTAATTGTAAGCCGTATAGAACGGTATGGTAGAGGTGAGCTGTACGAAGCGTATGAGAAATTAAAGGAAAAATTGAAAGCGGAAGGATTTTTTGATGAAAGCGCAAAAAAACCGATACCGGATATTGTAAGTAGAATAGGAATTGTTACTTCGCAAGATGGTGCCGCGCTGTGCGATATTTTAAAAGTAATAGATAGCTTAAATGCAAACATTGAAATTTTAATATATCCTGTGAGAGTTCAGGGAAAGGAAGCAGAAAAAGAAATTCCGCAGGCGATAGAATATTTAAATTCCCGTCATAAAGATTTGGATGTTTTACTTGTAGGCAGAGGCGGTGGTGCGGTGGAAGATTTGTGGGCTTTCAATACGGAGTCTGTGGCAAGAGCAATTTTTGCTTCAGAAATACCGATAGTGTCGTGTGTAGGACATGAAGTTGATTTTACTATAGCAGACTTCGTTGCAGATATGAGGGCTCCGACACCGTCTGCAGCGGCCGAAATGGTTTTAAGAAGTAGAAATTATATTAAAACCCGCATAGAACTTTTAGGAGAATCTCTTAGCAGGGCAATAAATTTTATATTGGGCGATCGTAGCGCAGAACTTGACAGACTGATATCGTCAAGAGCATTGACAAAACCGCGTCTGATATATGAATATAAGATATCTTATTTGGACGAACTGGGTAGCCGTCTTTTAAAAAGTATCGGCAGATTGTTTGAATCAAAATCTGAAAATTTAGAAAACGTTTCGCGCAGATTGGATATTGTGTCTCCGCTGTCTGTTTTGAAAAGAGGTTTTTCCATTTGCTTTGACAGCAATAATGAAATTATTAAAGATTCAAAAAACGTTAATGTCGGCGATGATATTAGTATAAAGTTTGCGTCATGTAGTTTGAATGCACAGGTGAAAAGCTATGAATAA
- the xseB gene encoding exodeoxyribonuclease VII small subunit has protein sequence MNKKQLNFEKSLKKLEEIVSEIENADPDLDKALALFAEGAELIKSCLAKLNETKKKIEVIISSGKTEFFKE, from the coding sequence ATGAATAAAAAACAGTTAAATTTTGAGAAATCGCTTAAAAAACTTGAAGAAATAGTTTCTGAAATAGAAAATGCCGATCCTGATTTGGATAAAGCGCTGGCTTTGTTTGCAGAGGGCGCTGAACTTATAAAATCTTGTTTGGCAAAATTGAATGAGACAAAGAAGAAAATTGAAGTTATAATTTCTTCGGGGAAAACAGAGTTTTTTAAAGAGTAA
- a CDS encoding polyprenyl synthetase family protein: MKNIDFKKYILQKVEYINLVLKKFLPKDNSVVSQGMRYSVLAGGKRLRPVLVILAAELFGVKAENVIPAACAIEYLHTYSLIHDDLPAMDNDDLRRGISANHKKFGEAAAILCGDALLTESFSLITKSKSSEKNINEAVRILAYYGGYKGMIAGQTEDILETGKWSKKNKILLGKKIKFIQIQKTAALMIASLKIGAVLAGADKEGLKALEVYGKNAGIAFQIVDDILDVYADKKLLGKEGSDAENGKLTVLSLCGKREAEKKAYEHIKKAKKAVSVFGNKSEIFVYLVDYIADRTY, encoded by the coding sequence ATGAAAAACATTGATTTTAAAAAATATATTTTACAGAAAGTGGAATATATAAATTTAGTGTTAAAAAAGTTTCTGCCTAAGGATAATTCCGTTGTTTCTCAAGGTATGCGTTATAGCGTTTTGGCCGGCGGCAAAAGACTTCGTCCCGTATTGGTTATTTTGGCGGCTGAACTTTTTGGCGTAAAAGCGGAGAACGTAATTCCAGCTGCCTGTGCCATTGAATATCTGCATACTTATTCTTTGATACATGACGATTTGCCTGCGATGGATAATGATGATTTGCGCAGAGGAATATCCGCAAATCATAAGAAATTTGGCGAAGCTGCAGCTATTTTGTGCGGTGATGCGCTTCTTACGGAATCTTTTAGTCTTATAACAAAATCAAAAAGCAGCGAAAAAAATATAAATGAGGCTGTAAGAATTCTTGCGTATTACGGCGGTTATAAAGGGATGATTGCAGGACAGACTGAAGATATTCTTGAAACCGGAAAGTGGAGCAAAAAAAATAAAATTCTGCTGGGGAAAAAAATAAAATTTATACAAATCCAAAAAACTGCGGCTTTAATGATCGCAAGTTTGAAAATAGGTGCGGTTTTAGCCGGTGCAGATAAAGAAGGTTTAAAAGCCCTTGAAGTTTATGGTAAAAATGCGGGTATAGCTTTTCAGATAGTTGATGATATTTTAGATGTATATGCTGATAAAAAACTGCTGGGTAAAGAAGGCAGTGATGCAGAAAACGGTAAACTTACGGTCCTTTCCTTATGTGGAAAGCGGGAAGCAGAAAAGAAAGCATACGAACATATCAAGAAAGCAAAAAAGGCAGTGTCGGTATTTGGGAATAAATCAGAAATATTTGTTTACCTTGTGGATTATATAGCGGACAGAACATATTAG